A window of the Microbispora sp. ZYX-F-249 genome harbors these coding sequences:
- a CDS encoding DUF6716 putative glycosyltransferase: MTRLLAVADSDSYLKWAAGLLDATPRDWVTELAVVRTPIAPSAAQIAAAVSGTRTRELPPVLPARQLRRAAERFRPDAVLLACTGPVVDALAAETLAGLRPRPVLVSGLPGISVPATEKAWLFRSGCDLFVVHSGREVAEFSEIGARLGGGGAVALARLPYLDLLSREPGAPGAGGVRDRVVFATQAKVPRRREERERVLLALAELGRARPDLDVVVKLRARDDERQTHNERHHYERLWTVMEAEGRVPAGAVRFAAGPMHEHLSRAAGFVTVSSTAALEAIAGSVPLLVLSDFGVSAEMINLVFEGSGCLGTLDDLAKADFRVPAEEWCRANYFHDSSVSDWTGRVAALVAAARAGTLVPARSLLDGPEHAAARRRARLRLEVPPRMLRYGYRAKRRMRRYLKAL, translated from the coding sequence TTGACCCGCCTGCTCGCCGTGGCCGACTCCGACTCCTATCTCAAGTGGGCCGCGGGCCTGCTCGACGCGACCCCGCGGGACTGGGTCACGGAGCTGGCCGTCGTCCGTACGCCCATCGCCCCGTCGGCGGCGCAGATCGCCGCCGCCGTGAGCGGCACCCGCACGCGGGAACTTCCCCCGGTGCTGCCGGCCCGGCAGCTGCGTCGGGCCGCCGAACGGTTCCGGCCGGACGCCGTGCTGCTGGCCTGCACCGGCCCCGTGGTGGACGCGCTGGCGGCGGAGACGCTGGCCGGGCTGCGCCCCCGGCCGGTGCTCGTGTCGGGCCTGCCCGGCATCTCGGTGCCCGCGACGGAGAAGGCGTGGCTGTTCCGCAGCGGCTGCGACCTGTTCGTCGTGCACAGCGGCCGGGAGGTCGCCGAGTTCTCCGAGATCGGCGCGCGGCTCGGCGGGGGAGGGGCGGTGGCGCTGGCCCGCCTGCCCTACCTCGACCTCCTGTCCCGCGAACCCGGGGCACCCGGCGCCGGGGGCGTACGCGACCGGGTCGTGTTCGCCACCCAGGCCAAGGTGCCCCGGCGGCGCGAGGAGCGCGAGCGCGTCCTGCTCGCCCTGGCCGAGCTCGGCCGGGCCAGGCCCGACCTGGACGTGGTGGTCAAGCTGCGGGCCCGCGACGACGAACGGCAGACGCACAACGAACGTCACCACTACGAGCGGCTGTGGACCGTGATGGAGGCCGAGGGCCGGGTGCCCGCGGGCGCCGTGCGCTTCGCCGCCGGACCGATGCACGAGCACCTGAGCCGCGCCGCCGGATTCGTCACCGTCAGCTCCACGGCCGCGCTGGAGGCGATCGCCGGGAGCGTGCCGCTGCTCGTGCTGTCCGACTTCGGGGTCAGCGCGGAGATGATCAACCTGGTGTTCGAGGGCAGCGGTTGCCTGGGCACCCTCGACGACCTCGCGAAGGCGGACTTCCGGGTTCCGGCCGAGGAGTGGTGCCGGGCCAACTACTTCCACGACTCCTCGGTCAGCGACTGGACCGGCCGGGTCGCGGCACTGGTCGCCGCGGCCCGCGCGGGAACGCTGGTGCCGGCGCGCTCGCTCCTCGACGGCCCCGAGCACGCGGCGGCCCGGCGCCGCGCCCGGCTGCGGCTGGAGGTGCCGCCCCGGATGCTGCGGTACGGCTACCGCGCCAAGCGCCGGATGCGCCGCTACCTCAAGGCGCTGTAG
- a CDS encoding aldo/keto reductase, with protein MNVITLNNNVRMPQLGFGVWQVADDEAEKAVTTALECGYRSIDTAKLYRNEKGVGRALRASGIPREELFVTTKLWNDDHGYDKTMRAFDASMRRLGLETLDLYLIHWPAPRQGKYVETWKALEMLYVDKRVKAIGVSNFTVANLELLLAETEVIPALNQIELHPQLAQRELRGFHAHRGIATEAWSPLGQGKGLLDLPVLTDIGAKYGKTAAQVVLRWHIQLGNIVIPKSVTPSRIKENIEVFDFELSPDDMAAINGLDEGRRLGPDPVVFG; from the coding sequence ATGAACGTCATCACTCTGAACAACAACGTGCGGATGCCCCAGCTCGGTTTCGGCGTGTGGCAGGTCGCCGACGACGAGGCCGAGAAGGCCGTCACGACGGCCCTCGAGTGCGGGTACCGCAGCATCGACACCGCGAAGCTGTACCGCAACGAGAAGGGCGTCGGCCGCGCCCTGCGCGCCTCCGGCATCCCCCGTGAGGAGCTGTTCGTCACCACCAAGCTCTGGAACGACGACCACGGCTACGACAAGACGATGCGCGCCTTCGACGCCAGCATGCGGCGCCTCGGCCTGGAGACCCTCGACCTGTACCTGATCCACTGGCCGGCTCCCCGGCAGGGCAAGTACGTCGAGACGTGGAAAGCCCTGGAGATGCTGTACGTCGACAAGCGCGTGAAGGCGATCGGCGTGTCGAACTTCACCGTCGCCAACCTGGAGCTCCTGCTCGCCGAGACCGAGGTGATCCCTGCGCTGAACCAGATCGAGCTGCACCCGCAGCTCGCCCAGCGGGAGCTGCGCGGCTTCCACGCGCACCGCGGCATCGCCACCGAGGCGTGGAGCCCGCTCGGGCAGGGCAAGGGGCTGCTCGACCTGCCCGTCCTGACCGACATCGGCGCGAAGTACGGCAAGACCGCCGCCCAGGTGGTGCTGCGCTGGCACATCCAGCTCGGCAACATCGTGATCCCGAAGTCGGTGACGCCGTCGCGCATCAAGGAGAACATCGAGGTCTTCGACTTCGAGCTGAGCCCGGACGACATGGCGGCGATCAACGGCCTCGACGAGGGCCGCCGGCTCGGGCCCGACCCGGTCGTCTTCGGCTGA
- a CDS encoding sulfatase family protein encodes MPQPRRSRKLWAGLAAALLLCLGLTGAARVEPAPAAHRPNIVLILTDDLDAGDLSRFPNITDLLVRQGTTLSRFFVTNPWCCPSRSSILRSQYMHSHQVESNRSPTGGFPKFRPLEASTLGTWMHDAGYRTALMGKYLNNYPEGAPRTYVPPGWDEWHVPVTRLYQEYGYTLNENGALRRYGDAPEDYLEDVLSAKAAAFATDSTARGDAPFFLYLAPVAPHLPAHHAPRHAGAFAGERAPRTPSFDQEDLSAEPRWLSGRTPLSAADTRRIDRVHRDRLRAMLGVDDMVGALVEALTRTGELDDTYIFFTSDNGFHLGQHRLRPGKTTPFEEDIRVPMVVRGPGVPAGGVVDALASTVDLAPTFAELGGAAVPPTAEGRSLVPLLRGQDVPWRDAVLVEFYHPSYSPHSPPTYAALRTGRYTYVEYETGERQLYDLWNDPAETRNRAASADPWLTAALSARLALLRACSGPGCRLADAAGAGVSVGGGVSLGTAPSDTG; translated from the coding sequence GTGCCCCAACCACGACGATCGAGAAAGCTGTGGGCCGGGCTCGCCGCGGCACTCCTGCTGTGCCTCGGGCTCACCGGGGCCGCCCGCGTCGAGCCCGCCCCCGCGGCCCATCGGCCCAACATCGTGCTGATCCTCACCGACGACCTGGACGCCGGGGATCTGAGCCGGTTCCCCAACATCACCGACCTCCTGGTGCGCCAGGGCACCACGCTGTCCCGCTTCTTCGTCACCAACCCCTGGTGCTGTCCCTCCCGCTCGTCCATCCTCCGCTCGCAGTACATGCACAGCCACCAGGTGGAGAGCAACCGGTCGCCGACCGGCGGGTTCCCGAAGTTCCGGCCGCTCGAGGCGTCCACCCTCGGGACGTGGATGCACGACGCGGGCTACCGCACCGCGCTGATGGGCAAGTATCTCAACAACTATCCCGAGGGCGCGCCACGCACGTACGTGCCGCCGGGCTGGGACGAGTGGCATGTCCCCGTCACCCGCCTGTACCAGGAGTACGGCTACACGCTCAACGAGAACGGCGCGCTCCGGCGGTACGGCGACGCCCCGGAGGACTACCTGGAGGACGTGCTGAGCGCCAAGGCCGCGGCGTTCGCCACCGATTCGACCGCCCGGGGAGACGCCCCGTTCTTCCTCTACCTCGCCCCGGTCGCGCCGCACCTGCCCGCGCACCACGCGCCGCGCCACGCCGGCGCCTTCGCCGGCGAGCGGGCGCCGCGCACCCCGTCGTTCGACCAGGAGGACCTGTCCGCCGAGCCCCGCTGGCTCAGCGGTCGCACGCCGCTGTCGGCCGCGGACACACGCAGGATCGACCGCGTCCACCGCGACCGGCTGCGCGCGATGCTCGGGGTGGACGACATGGTCGGCGCCCTGGTCGAGGCGCTGACCCGAACCGGCGAACTGGACGACACCTACATCTTCTTCACCTCCGACAACGGCTTCCACCTCGGCCAGCACCGGTTGCGCCCGGGCAAGACGACGCCGTTCGAGGAGGACATCCGGGTGCCGATGGTGGTGCGCGGGCCGGGCGTGCCCGCCGGGGGCGTCGTCGACGCGCTCGCGTCGACGGTCGACCTCGCGCCCACGTTCGCCGAGCTGGGCGGGGCCGCGGTGCCGCCCACGGCCGAGGGCCGCTCGCTGGTCCCGCTCCTGCGGGGGCAGGACGTCCCCTGGCGCGACGCCGTGCTCGTGGAGTTCTACCACCCCTCCTACTCGCCGCACTCGCCTCCCACGTACGCCGCACTGCGGACCGGGCGATACACCTACGTGGAGTACGAGACCGGGGAGCGGCAGCTCTACGACCTGTGGAACGACCCGGCGGAGACGCGCAACCGGGCGGCGTCGGCCGACCCCTGGCTGACCGCCGCTCTCTCGGCCCGGCTGGCGCTGCTGCGCGCCTGCTCCGGGCCCGGCTGCCGGCTTGCGGACGCCGCGGGCGCCGGCGTGTCCGTGGGCGGCGGCGTGTCCCTGGGGACGGCGCCGAGCGATACCGGATGA
- a CDS encoding ABC transporter substrate-binding protein: MISNSRRGRLLAVAAVAALALGATACQSDDKGTDTASGGGATQAAGPVTITLQTFGGGKNFGYKEAVDKWNAEHKDIQIKYDNLTDQFEQVYWPQMIQWLQSGAGAGDVVGIDEGGMGLAKAHPEWWADLGEFGLQNRKNDFAAWKWENGVTADGKLFGLGTDVGGMSLCYRRDLFEKAGLPGDREEVSKLWPTWDDFVAVGKKFQDKVKDTKFVDGTNTLYNVVLVQEAAKNGNVSYFDKDNNLIVDKNPAVKTAYDFAQKISQEGLTAKLRNFTPEWNTGMKKSQFATLGCPSWMLGAVSGDGGAGPDFKGKWDVAAVPGGGGNWGGSWLAVPKQSKHPKEAAQVLDYLTGKEAEVSVFNFAGNMPSNIQAQQDPAVQGAKNEYFNDAPVGEIFAKSASALQPVFLGVKHAQVKNAIESVVSAIDDGSVPYANGWKKLVDDAVKAAG, from the coding sequence ATGATTAGCAACTCGCGCCGCGGCAGGCTGCTCGCGGTCGCCGCGGTGGCGGCGCTGGCTCTCGGCGCCACCGCCTGCCAGTCCGACGACAAGGGGACGGACACCGCGTCCGGCGGCGGGGCCACGCAGGCGGCCGGCCCCGTCACCATCACGCTCCAGACGTTCGGCGGCGGCAAGAACTTCGGCTACAAGGAAGCCGTCGACAAGTGGAACGCCGAGCACAAGGACATCCAGATCAAGTACGACAACCTGACCGACCAGTTCGAGCAGGTCTACTGGCCCCAGATGATCCAGTGGCTCCAGTCCGGCGCGGGCGCCGGCGACGTCGTCGGCATCGACGAGGGCGGCATGGGCCTCGCCAAGGCGCACCCCGAGTGGTGGGCCGACCTGGGCGAGTTCGGTCTGCAGAACCGCAAGAACGACTTCGCCGCCTGGAAGTGGGAGAACGGCGTCACCGCCGACGGCAAGCTGTTCGGCCTCGGCACCGACGTCGGCGGCATGAGCCTGTGCTACCGCCGTGACCTGTTCGAGAAGGCCGGCCTGCCCGGCGACCGCGAAGAGGTCAGCAAGCTCTGGCCCACCTGGGACGACTTCGTCGCCGTGGGCAAGAAGTTCCAGGACAAGGTCAAGGACACCAAGTTCGTCGACGGCACCAACACGCTCTACAACGTGGTCCTGGTGCAGGAGGCCGCCAAGAACGGCAACGTCTCCTACTTCGACAAGGACAACAACCTGATCGTCGACAAGAACCCGGCGGTCAAGACGGCCTACGACTTCGCCCAGAAGATCAGCCAGGAGGGCCTCACGGCCAAGCTGCGCAACTTCACGCCCGAGTGGAACACCGGCATGAAGAAGTCGCAGTTCGCCACCCTCGGCTGCCCGTCGTGGATGCTCGGCGCGGTCAGCGGCGACGGCGGCGCCGGACCGGACTTCAAGGGCAAGTGGGACGTCGCGGCGGTGCCCGGCGGCGGCGGCAACTGGGGCGGCTCCTGGCTCGCCGTGCCGAAGCAGTCGAAGCACCCCAAGGAGGCGGCGCAGGTCCTCGACTACCTGACCGGTAAGGAAGCCGAGGTCAGCGTCTTCAACTTCGCCGGCAACATGCCGAGCAACATCCAGGCCCAGCAGGACCCGGCCGTCCAGGGCGCGAAGAACGAGTACTTCAACGACGCTCCCGTCGGTGAGATCTTCGCCAAGTCGGCCTCCGCCCTGCAGCCGGTCTTCCTCGGCGTGAAGCACGCGCAGGTCAAGAACGCGATCGAGTCGGTCGTCTCCGCCATCGACGACGGCTCCGTGCCGTACGCGAACGGCTGGAAGAAGCTGGTCGACGACGCCGTGAAGGCCGCGGGCTGA
- a CDS encoding carbohydrate ABC transporter permease, with the protein MSLHVDAGQPTRAPMPPSRRRAKPRPGRSFLTWLDLKAAPYLLVSPYYILFLIFGLFPLAFTLYYSFFDYDLTGTVEWTGLGNFTALLDDAAFWRAVVNTLAMFLIATVPQILLALLLANALNKRMKFQLFVRLGVLLPLVTSVVAVAVVFTQLYGRDWGVVNWVLGWFGADPIDWKAERLPSWLAIATMVDWRWTGYNAIIFLAGMQTIPKDLYEAASIDGASRRRQFWQITVPMLRPTMIFVVLNSTIGGLTLFAEPTTFYNGNVHGGTTSQFQTVSMFIFEQGFREFDYGYASAAAWLLFLLILIGSAINFLLIRRIGGNK; encoded by the coding sequence ATGAGCCTGCACGTCGACGCCGGGCAACCCACCCGGGCACCGATGCCGCCCAGCAGGCGGCGCGCCAAGCCGAGACCGGGCCGGTCCTTCCTGACCTGGCTGGACCTCAAGGCCGCGCCGTATCTCCTGGTCTCCCCGTACTACATCCTCTTTCTGATCTTCGGGCTCTTCCCGCTCGCCTTCACCCTCTACTACTCGTTCTTCGACTACGACCTCACGGGCACGGTCGAGTGGACGGGACTCGGCAACTTCACCGCCCTGCTCGACGACGCCGCCTTCTGGCGAGCGGTCGTCAACACCCTCGCGATGTTCCTCATCGCGACGGTCCCCCAGATCCTGCTGGCGCTGCTGCTCGCCAACGCGCTGAACAAGCGGATGAAGTTCCAGCTGTTCGTCCGGCTGGGCGTCCTGCTCCCCCTCGTGACCTCGGTCGTCGCGGTGGCGGTCGTCTTCACCCAGCTGTACGGCCGCGACTGGGGCGTGGTCAACTGGGTGCTCGGCTGGTTCGGGGCCGACCCCATCGACTGGAAGGCCGAGCGTCTCCCCTCCTGGCTCGCCATCGCCACCATGGTCGACTGGCGCTGGACCGGCTACAACGCGATCATCTTCCTGGCCGGCATGCAGACGATCCCCAAGGACCTCTACGAGGCGGCCTCGATCGACGGCGCGTCCCGGCGGCGCCAGTTCTGGCAGATCACCGTGCCGATGCTCCGGCCGACGATGATCTTCGTCGTGCTCAACTCGACCATCGGCGGCCTCACGCTGTTCGCCGAGCCGACCACGTTCTACAACGGCAACGTCCACGGCGGCACGACCAGCCAGTTCCAGACCGTCTCGATGTTCATCTTCGAGCAGGGCTTCCGCGAGTTCGACTACGGCTACGCCTCCGCGGCCGCCTGGCTGCTGTTCCTGCTCATCCTCATCGGATCGGCCATCAACTTCCTGCTCATCCGCCGGATCGGGGGCAACAAGTGA
- a CDS encoding carbohydrate ABC transporter permease: protein MTTISAPAGTRRRTKAPSGATSLWTATPMTRLVLAVTIIISAFPLYYMIVIASRTNTEATDMPPPFLPGGKLGENVQRVLSNPDAHYLTGLTNSLIIACTVTISVVLISTFAGFAFARLQFKGGKVLLLLVLLTMMVPLQQMGIVPLYRLMVSLEWVGSIKAVILPFLLNGFGVFLMTQYTQQAVPNELIEAARVDGASTLRIWWNVVLPAVRPGMGVLGINTFMLIWNDFMWPLIVLTPDNPTVQVAINSLNAKYGTDYVLIFSGTLMSILPLIVVFIAFGRQIIGGLMEGAVKA from the coding sequence GTGACCACGATCTCCGCGCCCGCCGGCACCCGGCGCCGCACCAAGGCGCCGAGTGGTGCCACCAGCCTCTGGACCGCCACGCCGATGACGAGGCTCGTCCTCGCGGTCACGATCATCATCTCGGCGTTCCCGCTGTACTACATGATCGTCATCGCCTCGCGGACCAACACCGAGGCGACCGACATGCCGCCGCCGTTCCTGCCCGGCGGCAAGCTCGGGGAGAACGTCCAGCGCGTGCTGTCCAACCCCGACGCGCACTACCTGACCGGTCTCACCAACTCGCTGATCATCGCCTGCACGGTGACGATCTCGGTGGTGTTGATCTCGACGTTCGCCGGCTTCGCGTTCGCCCGGCTGCAGTTCAAGGGCGGCAAGGTCCTGCTGCTGCTGGTGCTGCTGACGATGATGGTCCCGCTGCAGCAGATGGGCATCGTCCCCCTCTACCGCCTCATGGTCAGCCTCGAATGGGTCGGCTCGATCAAGGCCGTGATCCTGCCCTTCCTGCTCAACGGCTTCGGCGTCTTCCTCATGACGCAGTACACCCAGCAGGCGGTGCCCAACGAACTGATCGAGGCCGCCCGCGTCGACGGCGCCTCCACCCTGCGGATCTGGTGGAACGTCGTCCTGCCCGCCGTACGGCCGGGCATGGGGGTGCTGGGCATCAACACGTTCATGCTGATCTGGAACGACTTCATGTGGCCGCTGATCGTGCTGACGCCGGACAACCCGACGGTCCAGGTCGCCATCAACTCGCTCAACGCGAAGTACGGGACGGACTACGTGCTGATCTTCAGCGGCACGCTCATGTCGATCCTCCCGCTCATCGTCGTTTTCATCGCGTTCGGCCGACAGATCATCGGCGGACTCATGGAAGGTGCGGTCAAGGCGTGA
- a CDS encoding GH1 family beta-glucosidase, whose protein sequence is MFPTGFVWGAATSAYQIEGALTADGRGRSIWDTFCSQDGRIVGGDNAETAIDHYNRYRDDVKLMADLGLTAYRFSVSWPRIQPDGSGAYNAKGLDFYKRLVDELLSYGIDPWLTLYHWDLPQALEDAGGWPSRDTSKRFADFAATVHAELGDRVRHWSTVNEPWCSAFLGYASGEHAPGRREPAAALRAAHHLNLAHGLAVQAMRAQNADSQIGGCVNVYPVTPATGSEADQDAARRIDGLQNRFFLDALLKGAYPEDVLADLSHLSDMEFIRDGDLATISAPLDMLLINYYSRFTVSGAPGGAASAAAAPTDSGSPWIGSEHVGFVNGGRPVTSMGWEVDDSGLYEMLRRIADEYPRVPLYISENGAAYDDLLGEDGTVHDPERVAYIDAHLRICHTAIESGIPLQGYFAWSLMDNFEWAWGYGKRFGLVYVDYETQARTMKSSALWYADTIRHGGLLSRAQ, encoded by the coding sequence ATGTTCCCCACCGGGTTCGTCTGGGGCGCCGCCACCTCCGCGTACCAGATCGAGGGCGCGCTCACCGCGGACGGGCGGGGCCGCTCCATCTGGGACACCTTCTGCAGCCAGGACGGGCGGATCGTGGGCGGCGACAACGCCGAGACCGCGATCGACCACTACAACCGGTACCGCGATGACGTCAAGCTCATGGCGGACCTCGGCCTCACGGCCTACCGGTTCTCCGTCTCCTGGCCGCGGATCCAGCCCGACGGCTCGGGCGCCTACAACGCCAAGGGCCTCGACTTCTACAAGAGGCTCGTGGACGAGCTGCTCAGCTACGGCATCGACCCGTGGCTGACGCTCTACCACTGGGACCTCCCCCAGGCTCTGGAAGACGCGGGCGGGTGGCCTTCGCGCGACACGTCGAAGCGCTTCGCCGACTTCGCCGCGACCGTGCACGCCGAGCTCGGCGACCGGGTCAGGCACTGGAGCACGGTGAACGAGCCCTGGTGCTCGGCGTTCCTCGGCTACGCCTCCGGCGAGCACGCCCCGGGACGGCGCGAGCCGGCCGCCGCGCTGCGCGCCGCGCACCACCTCAACCTCGCGCACGGCCTGGCGGTCCAGGCGATGCGGGCGCAGAACGCCGACTCGCAGATCGGCGGGTGCGTCAACGTCTACCCGGTCACGCCCGCCACCGGCAGCGAGGCCGACCAGGACGCCGCCCGCCGCATCGACGGGCTGCAGAACCGGTTCTTCCTGGACGCGCTGCTCAAGGGCGCCTACCCCGAGGACGTGCTGGCCGACCTCAGCCACCTGTCCGACATGGAGTTCATCCGGGACGGCGACCTGGCGACGATCTCCGCGCCGCTCGACATGCTGCTGATCAACTACTACAGCCGCTTCACCGTGTCGGGCGCGCCGGGCGGCGCCGCCTCGGCCGCCGCCGCGCCGACGGACTCCGGCTCGCCGTGGATCGGCAGCGAGCACGTCGGCTTCGTCAACGGCGGCCGCCCGGTCACCTCCATGGGCTGGGAGGTCGACGACAGCGGCCTGTACGAGATGCTGCGGCGCATCGCCGACGAGTACCCGCGCGTCCCGCTCTACATCTCGGAGAACGGCGCGGCCTACGACGACCTCCTCGGCGAGGACGGCACCGTGCACGACCCCGAGCGGGTCGCCTACATCGACGCCCACCTGCGGATCTGCCACACGGCCATCGAGTCGGGCATCCCGCTCCAGGGCTACTTCGCCTGGTCGCTCATGGACAACTTCGAGTGGGCGTGGGGGTACGGCAAGCGTTTCGGTCTCGTCTACGTCGACTACGAGACCCAGGCCCGCACCATGAAATCGAGCGCTTTGTGGTATGCCGACACCATCAGACACGGCGGACTGCTGAGTCGGGCACAATAA
- a CDS encoding LacI family DNA-binding transcriptional regulator, whose amino-acid sequence MNGDRRSGGRPTLEAVAARAGVGRGTVSRVINGSPKVSDRARDAVLLAIQELGYVPNRAARTLVTNRTDTIALVVSESEQRVFDEPYFAGLIRGIGSALSETGLQLILTMAQNRAEHDRLEHYLTGQHVDGVLLTSVHGADPLPGRLEEMGVPTVLGGRPVGLNPYSFVDMDNRAGARQAVKYLLSKGRTKIATIAGPQDMGVGVDRLAGYRDALLATGMSERVSYGDFSEESGSAAMRELLARHPDLDAVFTASDPMALGALRVLKEQGMVVPDDVAVIGFEDSKVALHTDPQLTSVHQPTEAMGRQMVQLLIARINGEPLEQPVVILDTHLVIRASA is encoded by the coding sequence ATGAACGGGGACCGCCGTTCCGGAGGCCGGCCGACTCTGGAAGCGGTCGCCGCGCGCGCCGGAGTCGGCCGCGGCACCGTGTCGCGGGTCATCAACGGCTCGCCCAAGGTGAGCGACCGAGCCCGCGACGCGGTGTTACTGGCGATCCAGGAGCTCGGCTACGTGCCCAACCGGGCGGCGCGCACCCTCGTGACGAACCGGACGGACACCATCGCGCTGGTGGTGTCGGAGTCGGAGCAGCGCGTCTTCGACGAGCCGTACTTCGCCGGGCTGATCCGCGGCATCGGCTCGGCGCTGTCGGAGACCGGCCTTCAGCTCATCCTCACGATGGCGCAGAACCGTGCCGAGCACGACCGGCTGGAGCACTACCTGACCGGACAGCACGTCGACGGCGTGCTGCTCACCTCGGTGCACGGCGCCGACCCGCTGCCGGGGCGGCTGGAGGAGATGGGCGTGCCGACCGTGCTCGGTGGCCGCCCGGTCGGGCTCAACCCCTACAGCTTCGTCGACATGGACAACCGGGCCGGCGCCCGGCAGGCGGTCAAGTATCTGCTCTCCAAGGGCCGGACGAAGATCGCCACCATCGCCGGCCCGCAGGACATGGGCGTGGGTGTCGACCGTCTCGCCGGGTACCGCGACGCGCTGCTCGCCACCGGCATGAGCGAGCGCGTGTCGTACGGCGACTTCTCCGAGGAGAGCGGCTCGGCCGCCATGCGCGAGCTGCTCGCCCGCCATCCCGATCTGGACGCCGTGTTCACGGCCTCCGACCCGATGGCGCTCGGGGCGCTGCGCGTGCTGAAGGAACAGGGCATGGTCGTGCCCGACGACGTCGCGGTGATCGGCTTCGAGGATTCCAAGGTGGCGCTGCACACCGATCCGCAGCTGACGAGCGTGCACCAGCCGACCGAGGCCATGGGCCGCCAGATGGTCCAGCTCCTGATCGCCCGGATCAACGGCGAGCCGCTGGAGCAGCCGGTCGTCATCCTCGACACCCACCTGGTGATCCGCGCCTCCGCCTGA
- a CDS encoding NAD-dependent epimerase/dehydratase family protein encodes MSAVVVWSNPRSRYTMRRDRTAVETLGRPLEHSGKPLVVTSGTLVMPAGRETTEKDEPDAAGIAAFRIAGERACLGFAARGVRASVVRLAPTVHGPGDHGFIPMLIATARKTGVSACVGDGANRWPAVHRLDAAVLFRLALEKAPAGSVLHGVAESGVTLKSIAETIARGLDLPTVSLTPDEAASHFVSPFMAVAYGFDGPVSSSYTRELLGWSPTHPALLEDLEHGDYLVTPAP; translated from the coding sequence ATCTCGGCGGTGGTGGTCTGGTCGAACCCGCGCTCCCGGTACACGATGAGACGCGACCGGACCGCGGTAGAGACGCTCGGCCGGCCACTGGAACACTCGGGCAAGCCGCTCGTCGTCACCTCCGGCACCCTGGTCATGCCCGCCGGCCGGGAGACCACCGAGAAGGACGAGCCCGACGCGGCCGGGATCGCCGCCTTCCGCATCGCGGGTGAGCGAGCGTGTCTCGGCTTCGCCGCCCGGGGAGTGCGCGCGAGCGTGGTCCGCCTCGCTCCCACCGTCCATGGTCCCGGCGACCACGGTTTCATCCCCATGCTGATCGCCACCGCGCGGAAGACCGGCGTCTCGGCCTGCGTCGGGGACGGCGCCAACCGGTGGCCCGCGGTGCACCGGCTCGACGCGGCCGTCCTGTTCCGTCTGGCGCTCGAGAAGGCACCCGCGGGCAGCGTGCTGCACGGAGTGGCCGAAAGCGGCGTCACCCTGAAGAGCATCGCGGAGACGATCGCCCGAGGTCTGGATCTGCCCACCGTCTCGCTGACCCCCGACGAGGCCGCCTCGCACTTCGTGAGCCCGTTCATGGCCGTCGCCTACGGCTTCGACGGGCCCGTCTCCAGCTCCTACACCCGGGAACTGCTCGGCTGGTCGCCCACTCACCCGGCACTGCTCGAGGACCTGGAGCACGGCGATTACCTGGTCACGCCGGCCCCCTGA